The uncultured Desulfobulbus sp. genome window below encodes:
- a CDS encoding CinA family nicotinamide mononucleotide deamidase-related protein: MIGEIIAIGDELTSGRITNSTSGLAARELFLRGHVIRAMHTIGDDPALIGTTLNGALERADFVLVTGGLGATTDDLTNEAVVKALDLETVTNPCVQANIEARVAKGACTSTISLAKLAQLPEGAEVLDDACRMAGYLLRYKGKPIYFLPGVPPQMEILLQEKVLPGLAEANSSAPIPVAQRVYRTCGLTEIDINNQLHCLEQKGLEVGYYPVGAEVHISLTGRNLTQGVNAPLFEEADRFIRASLGDNIYGIDEDTLASVVGKLLVKHNLMLATAESCTGGLIGASLTQAAGSSNWFKGGVISYSNALKENLLDVPALTLSQYGAVSAETARAMASGTVAHLGSDIAISATGIAGPGGGTEEKPVGTVYLGLCFADQHSEQRCHFVGSRRQIQEKTAQTAMDMVRRALLSR; the protein is encoded by the coding sequence ATGATCGGAGAAATAATAGCTATTGGCGACGAGCTGACCTCAGGCCGCATCACGAACTCCACGAGTGGCCTTGCCGCTCGAGAACTGTTTCTTCGTGGTCATGTCATTCGTGCCATGCACACCATTGGCGATGACCCTGCACTTATCGGCACGACCCTGAACGGGGCCCTTGAACGGGCGGATTTTGTTTTGGTCACTGGCGGTCTGGGAGCCACCACCGACGACCTCACCAATGAGGCCGTGGTCAAGGCGTTGGACCTGGAAACGGTCACTAACCCCTGTGTTCAGGCCAATATAGAGGCACGGGTGGCCAAAGGGGCCTGCACCTCAACTATTTCCCTGGCCAAGCTGGCTCAGCTTCCAGAAGGGGCGGAGGTCCTGGATGATGCCTGCCGAATGGCAGGCTATCTTTTGCGCTACAAGGGGAAACCCATTTATTTTCTTCCCGGTGTGCCTCCCCAGATGGAAATCCTCCTGCAGGAAAAGGTGCTCCCGGGGCTTGCGGAAGCAAACAGTTCCGCCCCTATTCCCGTTGCGCAGCGCGTCTATCGAACCTGCGGGCTCACGGAAATAGACATCAACAACCAGCTCCACTGCCTGGAACAAAAGGGGTTGGAAGTGGGCTATTACCCGGTGGGTGCAGAGGTACATATCAGCCTTACCGGTCGCAACCTGACCCAGGGGGTGAATGCGCCCCTGTTTGAGGAGGCTGATCGCTTCATTCGTGCAAGCCTCGGAGATAATATCTACGGCATCGATGAAGACACGCTTGCCTCTGTAGTGGGCAAACTCTTAGTCAAACACAACCTTATGCTGGCCACGGCTGAATCCTGTACCGGGGGCCTGATCGGCGCCAGCCTGACCCAGGCCGCGGGGAGTTCCAACTGGTTCAAAGGAGGCGTGATTTCCTACTCAAACGCCTTAAAAGAAAACCTGCTGGACGTCCCGGCTCTCACCCTGAGCCAGTACGGCGCCGTCAGCGCAGAAACAGCGCGCGCCATGGCCAGTGGTACGGTCGCTCATTTGGGCAGTGATATTGCCATCTCCGCCACCGGTATAGCCGGCCCGGGTGGAGGTACTGAAGAAAAACCTGTAGGCACAGTCTACCTTGGCCTGTGCTTCGCTGACCAACACAGTGAACAACGCTGCCATTTTGTCGGTTCCCGTCGACAAATTCAGGAAAAAACCGCGCAGACCGCAATGGATATGGTGCGCCGGGCGTTACTTTCGCGATAA
- the recA gene encoding recombinase RecA: MTAANDQTEGRLKSVDNAITQIHRQFGKGAIMRLGSTERVNVPVIPTGILSVDMALGIGGLPRGRVTEIYGPESSGKTTLALHVIAEAQKMGGNVAFIDAEHALDTSYAERLGVDVDNLLISQPDFGEQALEIAEILIRSGGVDVVVIDSVAALVPRAEIDGNVGDQHVGLQARLMSHAMRKFTGVLSKTNTVLIFINQIRMKIGVMFGNPETTTGGNALKFYSSVRIDIRKSTAIKDGQDVVGNLTKIKIVKNKVAPPFKQADVDIIYGEGISRTGDLLDLGVENNIVDKSGAWYSYQEERIGQGRENAKKFLKEHPETLASIERKLKLGFGLSVEPEEPQATEE, translated from the coding sequence ATGACCGCAGCCAACGATCAGACCGAAGGCCGCCTGAAAAGCGTCGACAATGCTATCACCCAGATCCATCGCCAGTTTGGCAAAGGGGCAATCATGCGCCTGGGGTCGACGGAACGAGTGAACGTACCGGTCATCCCCACCGGTATCCTCTCTGTCGACATGGCTCTTGGGATCGGTGGACTCCCCCGTGGACGTGTGACCGAGATTTACGGACCGGAGTCGTCGGGTAAAACAACCCTAGCCCTGCACGTCATTGCGGAAGCCCAGAAGATGGGTGGCAACGTCGCCTTTATCGATGCCGAACACGCTCTTGATACCAGCTATGCAGAACGCTTAGGCGTCGATGTGGATAACCTGCTCATCTCTCAGCCCGATTTTGGCGAACAGGCCCTGGAGATTGCCGAGATCCTCATTCGCAGTGGCGGCGTAGACGTTGTCGTTATCGACTCGGTCGCGGCCCTTGTCCCCCGGGCTGAAATCGATGGCAACGTCGGCGATCAGCATGTGGGCTTGCAGGCCCGTTTGATGTCCCACGCCATGCGAAAATTTACCGGAGTTTTGAGCAAAACCAACACCGTTCTGATATTCATCAACCAGATTCGTATGAAAATCGGCGTCATGTTTGGCAATCCGGAGACAACCACCGGTGGTAATGCCTTGAAATTCTACAGCTCCGTGCGCATCGATATTCGCAAATCCACCGCGATCAAAGACGGCCAGGATGTTGTCGGTAACCTAACAAAAATAAAGATCGTCAAAAACAAGGTAGCACCTCCCTTTAAACAGGCCGACGTCGATATCATTTACGGTGAAGGTATTTCGCGCACCGGCGATCTGCTGGATCTGGGTGTGGAAAACAACATCGTGGATAAATCCGGTGCCTGGTACTCCTATCAGGAGGAGCGTATCGGCCAGGGCCGTGAAAACGCCAAGAAATTCCTCAAGGAACATCCGGAAACACTGGCTTCCATTGAGCGTAAGCTCAAACTTGGCTTTGGCCTGAGCGTTGAGCCGGAAGAGCCTCAAGCAACGGAAGAGTAA